From one uncultured Methanoregula sp. genomic stretch:
- a CDS encoding NAD-dependent epimerase/dehydratase family protein, with protein MKKITVGITGQSGIIETYLSAFLRTKSDQIDCILFNRESFQDKDRLTHFVSQCDFIVHLAGMFRGDPGKIYDCNISLANQLIHSLESGDHPPHIIYISSIQETRDNSYGRSKYECRKLLETWAKKNNARVTSLVIPHEFGPFGKPYYNSVVSTFSYQLTHNLLPKIETDAELDLVYAGTIVGKIYKIISGEVSETVITIPADKRMKVSDLLLRLQQYKQTYFDNHIFPDVRDEFDAALFNTFRSFIDQDYFPVIPPCNRDERGYLIELVKESGGGQTFFSVTKPGITRGNHFHIKKIERFCVVAGEALIELRRIGTDSVISYHVDGTNASFIDIPVFYTHCITNTGNTPLTTVFWANEIFDPRNPDTCYENVHLV; from the coding sequence ATGAAAAAAATTACCGTCGGCATTACCGGTCAGTCGGGAATAATTGAGACCTATTTATCCGCCTTTTTAAGGACAAAATCCGACCAGATTGATTGCATTCTTTTCAACCGGGAATCATTTCAGGACAAGGACCGTCTCACCCATTTTGTCTCGCAATGCGATTTCATTGTCCATCTTGCAGGAATGTTCAGGGGAGATCCCGGGAAGATCTATGACTGCAATATTTCCCTTGCAAACCAGCTCATCCATTCACTGGAATCCGGGGATCATCCTCCGCATATCATCTATATCTCATCCATTCAGGAAACGCGGGATAATTCTTATGGCAGATCAAAATATGAATGCAGGAAATTATTGGAAACCTGGGCAAAGAAAAATAATGCCCGAGTGACGAGCCTGGTGATTCCCCATGAATTCGGACCATTTGGAAAACCCTACTACAACTCAGTAGTCAGCACGTTCTCGTACCAGTTAACACATAATCTCCTGCCAAAAATAGAAACTGATGCGGAACTGGACTTAGTATACGCAGGTACAATCGTTGGGAAAATCTATAAGATAATTTCAGGCGAGGTATCGGAGACCGTAATTACCATTCCTGCCGATAAGCGGATGAAAGTATCCGATCTTCTTTTAAGATTGCAGCAATATAAACAGACCTACTTCGACAATCACATCTTCCCGGACGTCCGGGATGAATTTGATGCTGCATTGTTCAATACCTTCAGGTCATTTATTGATCAGGACTATTTCCCGGTCATCCCCCCATGCAACAGGGACGAGAGGGGGTATCTTATCGAACTGGTGAAAGAGTCGGGAGGAGGCCAGACATTTTTTTCTGTCACAAAACCCGGAATTACCCGCGGAAATCATTTCCATATCAAGAAGATTGAGCGGTTTTGTGTTGTTGCCGGAGAGGCATTGATCGAGCTTCGAAGGATCGGGACAGATTCTGTCATCTCGTATCACGTAGACGGGACCAATGCTTCTTTCATTGATATTCCGGTTTTTTATACCCACTGTATAACGAATACCGGAAATACCCCCCTGACCACGGTATTCTGGGCGAACGAGATATTTGATCCCCGGAATCCCGATACCTGTTATGAGAACGTTCATTTAGTATAA
- the wecB gene encoding UDP-N-acetylglucosamine 2-epimerase (non-hydrolyzing), which produces MTEKSLKVMTILGTRPEIIRLSRIISLLDEYTRHILVHTGQNYDYELNEVFFKDLNLRKPDYFLNVNTTTLGNVYGDTIIKSEKIMVEEKPDALLILGDTNSAIAAIIAKRLRIPIFHMEAGNRGFDLNVPEEINRKIIDHISDFNLAYNDHARRHLLAEGLPHRRIYLTGSPLYEVLVNNREKIDASTILRRNKLKSKNYFVMSIHREENVDNPVHLEKICHIINQIAEKYNKPVIISTHPRTRKRLDSFAKKIKFHPQVKFFKPFGFFDYVKLQKNALCTISDSGTISEESAILSFPAITIRNSIERPEALDAGTILLTGLDADTVLDSIELVMEEHKLGIEKKIPAEYQIADTSWRVVKLIIGTAKLSNQWSGINPK; this is translated from the coding sequence ATGACTGAAAAATCATTGAAAGTAATGACCATTCTTGGAACGCGGCCGGAGATTATCCGTCTTTCAAGAATCATATCCTTACTGGATGAATATACCCGCCATATCCTTGTCCATACCGGCCAGAATTATGATTATGAATTGAATGAAGTTTTTTTTAAGGACCTGAATCTCCGGAAACCCGATTATTTTCTGAATGTCAATACAACCACCCTCGGAAATGTGTACGGAGACACGATCATCAAGAGCGAAAAAATAATGGTTGAAGAAAAACCGGATGCACTCTTGATCCTGGGGGATACGAACAGTGCCATTGCTGCAATTATTGCAAAAAGACTCAGGATTCCGATCTTCCATATGGAAGCCGGGAACAGGGGTTTTGATTTAAACGTCCCGGAAGAGATCAATCGGAAAATTATCGATCATATTTCAGATTTTAATCTGGCGTATAACGATCATGCCCGCCGTCATTTACTTGCGGAAGGGCTTCCCCACCGGCGGATTTACCTGACAGGATCGCCCCTGTATGAAGTCCTGGTCAATAACAGGGAAAAGATCGATGCTTCAACGATACTCCGCCGGAACAAACTTAAAAGTAAAAATTACTTTGTCATGAGTATCCACCGGGAAGAAAATGTCGATAATCCCGTTCATCTCGAGAAGATCTGCCATATCATAAACCAGATCGCAGAAAAATACAATAAACCCGTTATTATCTCAACCCATCCCAGGACCCGGAAACGACTGGACAGTTTTGCCAAAAAGATCAAATTCCACCCGCAGGTAAAATTTTTTAAACCGTTTGGCTTTTTCGATTATGTCAAACTTCAGAAAAATGCATTGTGCACCATATCTGACAGCGGCACCATCAGTGAGGAGTCGGCAATTCTCTCATTCCCGGCAATTACTATCAGAAATTCCATAGAGCGGCCTGAAGCACTGGATGCGGGAACAATTTTACTCACGGGTCTTGATGCAGACACGGTATTAGATTCGATAGAACTGGTAATGGAAGAGCATAAGTTAGGCATTGAGAAGAAGATTCCGGCTGAATACCAGATCGCGGATACTTCCTGGCGGGTTGTCAAACTGATCATCGGAACCGCGAAACTGAGTAACCAGTGGTCAGGGATCAACCCGAAATAA
- a CDS encoding polysaccharide biosynthesis protein produces the protein MLTNKTILITGGTGSLGKVLTRRLLSGEMGTPKKIIIFSRDEAKQHEMRVNYHNLRSPTEEVIYNNFKQLLEFRIGDIRDYWSVSAVLRGVDIVFNAAALKQVPSCEYFPFEAVRTNIEGPENIVRAIRENNLPVETVVGISTDKACKPVNVMGMTKALQERIFIRANIECPKTRFICVRYGNVLASRGSVIPLFHEQINSGGPVTITTSDMTRFLLSLDQAVDTIFGAIRHARAGETYIPRVPSANVVDIAKILIGTRPVKMVVTGIRPGEKIHEILVSEEEANRTIERDPYYVILPILPELCIQGEKQKFLGREFSSADNVMTPAMLTETLTRHKLMVDEKITIDGELLR, from the coding sequence ATGTTAACAAATAAAACGATTCTTATCACCGGGGGCACCGGCTCGCTGGGTAAAGTTCTGACGCGAAGACTTCTTTCCGGCGAGATGGGAACCCCCAAAAAAATAATTATATTTTCACGGGATGAAGCAAAACAACATGAAATGCGGGTGAATTATCATAACCTGCGATCACCTACCGAGGAGGTAATATACAATAATTTCAAACAACTCCTGGAGTTCCGGATTGGAGATATCAGGGATTACTGGAGCGTATCTGCAGTTCTCCGGGGAGTGGACATTGTATTCAATGCCGCGGCACTCAAGCAGGTTCCCTCATGCGAATATTTTCCCTTCGAAGCGGTCAGGACCAATATTGAAGGTCCGGAAAATATTGTACGTGCCATACGGGAAAACAACCTGCCCGTGGAAACCGTAGTCGGGATTTCCACGGATAAAGCCTGTAAGCCGGTCAATGTCATGGGTATGACCAAGGCACTCCAGGAACGAATCTTTATCAGGGCAAATATTGAGTGCCCGAAAACCCGGTTTATCTGCGTGCGGTACGGGAATGTCCTTGCATCAAGGGGCTCGGTAATTCCATTATTTCATGAACAGATCAATTCGGGAGGGCCGGTAACAATTACAACTTCTGATATGACCCGGTTTTTATTAAGCCTTGATCAGGCAGTCGATACCATCTTTGGTGCAATACGCCATGCCCGTGCCGGAGAGACATATATTCCCCGTGTCCCGTCGGCAAACGTTGTGGACATTGCAAAAATCCTTATCGGGACCCGTCCGGTGAAAATGGTCGTTACCGGAATCCGGCCCGGGGAAAAAATACATGAAATTCTCGTATCGGAAGAAGAAGCAAACCGGACAATCGAACGTGATCCCTATTACGTGATACTACCCATTCTCCCGGAACTCTGCATCCAGGGAGAAAAACAAAAGTTCCTGGGCCGTGAATTCAGTTCAGCAGATAACGTAATGACGCCCGCGATGCTGACTGAAACATTAACACGCCACAAACTCATGGTTGACGAAAAGATCACGATCGATGGAGAATTACTTCGTTGA
- a CDS encoding glycosyltransferase, with translation MPQCSSRLPATYHFMHPDYQFIRMFIRAASKIQSGRMLDCALRLRTYQIKKIVRKEKCGAIIVCTGDLFDPPAALIAAKELGIPVILYTFDDYAFQGANPLLQSFAHSHERDLVRDAAAIIVPNECMHKEYRDRYGIDAATIHNPFDINEYERLARATCAKAPATPGKSIVYTGAIYDVHYDAFRNLIAAISLQETTPAGIHLYTPQSPHHLIGNNITGPHVVVHKALPVTEMPAIQHNADILFLPLSFNPRFREIVRTSAPGKIGEYLASKKPILVHAPEDSFLSWYFKKYQCGLVVDEDNPGLLAEAIRRLLTDEKLCQEITRNAYERAKTDFDATAAREKLSRLIERI, from the coding sequence ATGCCCCAGTGTTCCTCCCGATTGCCTGCAACGTACCATTTCATGCACCCGGATTATCAGTTCATCAGGATGTTCATCCGGGCTGCATCGAAGATCCAGTCAGGAAGAATGCTTGATTGTGCACTCCGGCTGCGCACGTACCAGATAAAAAAGATTGTCAGGAAAGAGAAATGCGGGGCGATTATTGTCTGTACCGGGGATCTTTTTGATCCCCCCGCTGCGCTCATTGCTGCAAAAGAACTCGGGATTCCGGTGATATTGTATACCTTTGATGATTACGCGTTCCAGGGGGCGAATCCATTGTTACAATCATTTGCGCATTCCCACGAGCGGGATCTTGTCCGGGATGCGGCGGCCATCATCGTTCCCAATGAGTGCATGCACAAAGAGTACCGGGACCGGTATGGCATTGATGCTGCCACGATTCACAATCCATTCGATATCAACGAGTATGAGAGGCTGGCCCGGGCAACCTGCGCTAAAGCTCCCGCGACTCCCGGAAAGAGCATCGTGTACACGGGTGCAATTTATGATGTCCATTACGACGCATTCCGGAATTTGATTGCAGCAATATCGTTGCAGGAAACAACACCCGCAGGGATTCACCTGTATACACCCCAGTCCCCCCACCACCTTATCGGGAATAATATCACCGGGCCCCACGTGGTGGTCCACAAAGCACTTCCGGTAACTGAGATGCCGGCTATCCAGCACAACGCGGATATTCTCTTTCTGCCGTTATCATTCAATCCCCGGTTCCGGGAGATCGTCAGGACATCAGCCCCGGGAAAGATCGGTGAATATCTGGCATCGAAAAAACCGATTCTTGTTCATGCTCCAGAAGATTCGTTCCTGTCATGGTATTTTAAAAAATATCAGTGCGGGCTTGTCGTTGACGAGGACAACCCCGGGTTACTGGCCGAAGCAATCAGGCGCCTGTTGACAGATGAAAAACTCTGCCAGGAAATTACCAGAAACGCATACGAGCGTGCAAAAACAGATTTCGATGCAACTGCTGCAAGAGAGAAATTATCCCGGCTTATTGAAAGAATTTAA
- a CDS encoding glycosyltransferase family 4 protein, which produces MHKYTLGLFSNMYPPGLPKNPGEVILTDTTRGIFVKRMVDDLVRNDVLVKMAVKRSGSLTGYPPFLWQSLCLARDRDLDIMQAEYIPHSSLVPALFGRKNCPLVLKFHGDDARIFPFKNSFCMSLTRTMIRKSDHILTASDDIRTILISLGAIPEKISALHSGVDTTFFSPLPREVVRQKMGLSPDAMVFLFIGRLHAWKGLNEIVSVAERCPWATFVFIGPGTIPPHTENCRFVGSLQPESVRDWYNAADCLLLPTYTDAVPTSVMEAFSCGIPAIVTNIGGCPEIVEDKKNGLIIPVRDVPALYDAVIWMRDHPDERRNMGKSARVTVKERYDHTKMVEMLIGIHQDLICGR; this is translated from the coding sequence ATGCATAAGTATACCCTTGGCCTTTTTTCAAACATGTATCCCCCGGGGCTTCCGAAGAACCCGGGCGAAGTGATCCTTACCGATACTACCCGGGGAATTTTTGTAAAACGGATGGTGGATGACCTTGTCCGGAACGATGTTCTCGTAAAAATGGCCGTCAAGAGAAGCGGGTCACTTACCGGTTATCCCCCGTTCCTCTGGCAATCCCTCTGTCTTGCACGGGACCGCGACCTCGATATCATGCAGGCGGAGTATATTCCCCACAGCAGCCTCGTCCCGGCACTGTTCGGGCGGAAGAACTGCCCGCTTGTACTGAAATTCCATGGTGATGATGCCCGTATTTTCCCGTTTAAGAATTCCTTCTGCATGTCACTGACCCGCACCATGATCCGGAAATCGGATCATATCCTGACCGCGAGCGACGATATCCGGACAATCCTGATCTCTCTTGGAGCAATTCCTGAGAAGATCTCTGCACTTCATTCAGGAGTTGATACCACATTCTTCTCTCCCCTCCCCCGCGAAGTTGTCCGGCAGAAGATGGGGCTGTCCCCCGATGCAATGGTATTCCTTTTCATCGGGAGACTGCATGCATGGAAAGGTCTCAATGAAATTGTCTCGGTTGCAGAGCGCTGTCCCTGGGCCACATTTGTTTTTATCGGACCGGGAACCATTCCCCCCCATACGGAGAATTGCCGGTTCGTTGGCTCGCTCCAGCCCGAATCCGTCCGGGACTGGTATAATGCGGCAGACTGCCTGCTTCTCCCGACGTATACTGACGCGGTCCCGACTTCTGTTATGGAAGCGTTCTCCTGCGGGATTCCCGCGATTGTCACCAATATCGGGGGATGTCCCGAGATCGTTGAAGACAAAAAAAACGGGTTGATCATCCCGGTCCGGGATGTTCCGGCATTATACGATGCAGTGATCTGGATGCGGGATCATCCTGATGAGCGCAGGAATATGGGAAAAAGCGCCCGCGTTACCGTGAAGGAGCGCTATGACCATACAAAAATGGTGGAGATGCTCATCGGGATACATCAGGATCTGATCTGCGGCAGATAA
- a CDS encoding transketolase C-terminal domain-containing protein encodes MIQINSLNARLWSKLGQRSTFGITMIELGRDIDNLVVLTADLCSTSGLDRFRALYPDKLLNVGIAEQNLLGIAAGLAKEGRLVFATTFATFAAMRSYEQVRLNLGYMGFNIKLVGLGSGFGMGMFGNTHYGIEDVALMRAIPGLCIISPADCTEVVKATEAIARYHGPVYLRLTGVANNPVVNREDYPFEIGKAITLKKGSDVTIIATGSMVYHALEAAKILESREISASVVNMHTIKPLDTEAIDTACTGPNLIVTVEEHSVIGGLGGAVAEYLCARPSAPRQLIIGMPDAFQVAGDYQYLLDQNGLTGPHIAERIASAFNTRAHST; translated from the coding sequence ATGATTCAGATAAATTCACTCAATGCACGACTGTGGTCCAAGTTAGGGCAGCGCAGCACGTTCGGCATCACCATGATAGAGCTCGGGCGGGATATCGACAACCTTGTTGTGCTTACCGCCGATTTATGCTCGACATCCGGGCTGGATCGTTTCCGTGCGCTCTATCCGGATAAATTACTGAACGTGGGAATCGCCGAGCAGAACCTGCTCGGGATTGCCGCGGGCCTGGCAAAGGAAGGCAGACTGGTTTTTGCAACTACGTTTGCAACATTTGCAGCCATGCGCAGCTATGAACAGGTGCGTCTCAACCTGGGATACATGGGCTTCAATATCAAGCTCGTGGGTCTTGGCAGTGGCTTTGGCATGGGGATGTTCGGGAACACCCATTATGGCATCGAAGACGTTGCGCTGATGCGGGCAATTCCCGGGCTCTGCATCATCTCTCCGGCAGACTGCACGGAAGTGGTAAAAGCCACTGAAGCCATTGCCCGGTATCATGGCCCGGTGTACCTCCGGCTTACCGGTGTTGCGAACAACCCGGTTGTCAACCGCGAAGATTACCCGTTTGAGATCGGGAAGGCAATCACTCTGAAAAAGGGTTCTGATGTCACTATAATCGCCACGGGATCCATGGTATATCACGCCCTTGAGGCAGCAAAGATCCTTGAATCGCGGGAAATATCTGCATCCGTCGTGAACATGCATACCATAAAACCGCTTGACACGGAAGCCATCGATACTGCCTGCACGGGCCCAAACCTGATCGTGACTGTTGAAGAGCACAGTGTTATCGGGGGACTCGGAGGAGCGGTTGCAGAATACCTGTGCGCACGACCCTCTGCGCCCCGCCAGCTCATCATCGGTATGCCCGATGCTTTCCAGGTTGCCGGGGATTACCAGTACCTGCTTGATCAGAATGGCCTGACGGGGCCGCATATCGCAGAGAGAATAGCATCCGCGTTCAATACGCGTGCTCACTCAACATAG
- a CDS encoding transketolase, which translates to MTPEDPVIQNIGAMAKRMRKKVLDLALSAGNNGAHVGSALSIIEIMAVLYGGIMKINPENPRWEGRDRFILSKGHGSLGYYTALAEAGLITFEELDTFEKNGGFLPGQPVMNPDKGIEFSSGSLGHGLSLGTGVALAGKKQNAGFRVYVLMGDGECNEGSVWEAAMAARHYKLSNLTAIIDANDMQSDGARCDIMAADYEAMWRGCGWDVVVADGHDVRSLYGTLRTENPTGMPRVIIAKTVKGKGVSFMEGNNEWHHNRLTQAQYDTAVRELNL; encoded by the coding sequence ATGACTCCGGAAGATCCTGTCATACAAAATATCGGGGCAATGGCCAAAAGGATGCGGAAAAAAGTCCTCGACCTCGCCTTATCCGCCGGGAACAACGGCGCACACGTGGGTTCGGCCCTCTCAATTATTGAGATAATGGCGGTCCTGTACGGCGGGATCATGAAGATTAATCCGGAAAATCCCCGATGGGAAGGGCGGGACCGGTTTATCCTCAGCAAGGGACACGGCTCCCTTGGCTATTACACAGCACTCGCAGAGGCAGGCCTGATCACGTTTGAGGAACTGGATACGTTCGAGAAGAACGGCGGATTCCTGCCCGGCCAGCCGGTCATGAATCCCGACAAGGGCATAGAATTTTCAAGCGGCAGCCTGGGCCACGGGTTATCTCTCGGTACCGGGGTGGCGCTGGCAGGTAAAAAACAGAATGCCGGATTCCGTGTTTATGTCCTGATGGGTGACGGTGAGTGCAATGAAGGCTCCGTCTGGGAAGCGGCAATGGCAGCCCGGCATTACAAGCTCTCCAATCTTACAGCGATCATTGATGCAAATGATATGCAGTCGGATGGCGCACGGTGCGATATCATGGCCGCGGATTACGAGGCTATGTGGAGAGGATGTGGCTGGGATGTTGTTGTCGCTGACGGGCATGATGTGAGGAGCCTGTATGGCACTCTTCGAACGGAGAACCCGACGGGTATGCCACGGGTGATCATTGCGAAGACCGTGAAGGGGAAAGGCGTCTCTTTCATGGAGGGGAACAACGAATGGCACCACAACCGGCTGACGCAGGCCCAGTACGATACTGCGGTCAGGGAACTCAACCTCTGA
- a CDS encoding SDR family NAD(P)-dependent oxidoreductase, whose translation MLLKGKNVIITGCAQGIGKVMLETFAANGANVWACARTKTDEFEANAQSLREKYHVNIWPVYFDLRDHEQLKAAAKSITATRLPVDALVNNAGVTYNALFLMSSMDKLHEVFEVNFFSLFLFSQHIAKTMMRQKKGSIINISSSAAIDGNAGRSVYGASKAAVICATKAMAEELGDFGVRVNSIAPGITRTTMISSMTDKVIQETILTSDMKRMGEPADIAKTAVFLASDLSSYVTGQVIRVDGGL comes from the coding sequence ATGCTTCTGAAAGGAAAAAACGTGATAATTACCGGGTGTGCCCAGGGTATCGGGAAAGTGATGCTCGAGACGTTTGCAGCAAACGGGGCGAATGTCTGGGCCTGTGCCCGGACGAAAACCGATGAATTTGAAGCCAATGCACAATCTCTTCGGGAGAAGTATCATGTCAATATCTGGCCGGTCTATTTCGACCTGCGGGATCACGAACAGCTCAAGGCTGCGGCAAAATCCATCACGGCCACCAGACTTCCCGTTGATGCTCTTGTCAACAATGCCGGGGTAACGTACAATGCCCTGTTCCTGATGTCATCGATGGATAAACTGCATGAAGTCTTCGAAGTGAATTTCTTCTCCCTCTTCCTCTTCTCGCAGCATATCGCAAAGACCATGATGAGACAGAAGAAAGGCAGCATCATCAATATCTCCTCATCGGCAGCTATCGATGGCAATGCCGGCCGTTCAGTGTACGGCGCAAGCAAGGCAGCAGTCATCTGCGCAACGAAAGCAATGGCAGAAGAACTCGGGGACTTCGGGGTGAGAGTGAATTCCATTGCCCCGGGCATAACCCGGACCACCATGATCTCCAGCATGACGGATAAGGTCATCCAGGAGACGATCCTCACAAGCGACATGAAACGGATGGGAGAGCCCGCTGACATTGCAAAAACTGCGGTTTTCCTGGCATCGGACCTGTCTTCCTATGTGACCGGCCAGGTCATCAGGGTCGATGGCGGATTATAA
- a CDS encoding SDR family oxidoreductase yields the protein MLLKGKNAVITGCLKGIGRSTMDLFAENGANIWACCQHEDPEFESHIKELAAKNNVWITPLYFDLLDPDQVKSAAHAIRDTKQPVDVLVNIAGMTHDALFHMTTMEQMKKVFEVNFFSQMLLSQFITRYMLRQKSGSVINISSISAIDGNPGQLSYSASKAAIIGATKTLSAELAGSGIRVNAIAPGVIKTEMTEKMPADVLARLMVKSDLKHMGLPEEVAGVILFLASDMSSFITGQIIRVDGGIG from the coding sequence ATGTTGCTGAAGGGAAAAAATGCGGTGATAACCGGGTGCTTAAAGGGTATCGGCCGTTCAACCATGGATCTTTTTGCAGAGAACGGAGCCAATATCTGGGCCTGCTGCCAGCACGAGGATCCGGAATTTGAGAGTCATATAAAAGAATTAGCAGCAAAAAATAATGTCTGGATTACCCCGCTGTACTTCGATCTGCTCGATCCGGATCAGGTTAAATCAGCAGCCCATGCAATACGTGATACAAAACAACCGGTTGACGTCCTTGTCAATATCGCCGGCATGACCCACGATGCCCTCTTCCATATGACGACCATGGAACAGATGAAGAAGGTGTTCGAGGTCAATTTTTTCTCGCAGATGCTCCTTTCGCAATTCATCACCAGGTACATGCTGCGCCAGAAATCCGGCAGCGTCATCAATATATCCTCGATATCCGCCATTGACGGCAATCCGGGCCAGCTGTCCTACAGTGCAAGCAAGGCAGCAATAATCGGTGCCACAAAAACATTGTCTGCCGAACTGGCAGGCTCCGGGATACGGGTGAACGCGATTGCCCCGGGAGTTATCAAGACCGAGATGACGGAGAAGATGCCTGCCGATGTGCTGGCCCGTCTGATGGTGAAAAGCGACCTGAAACATATGGGGCTTCCCGAAGAGGTTGCCGGCGTCATCCTGTTTCTCGCATCAGACATGTCATCCTTTATTACCGGCCAGATAATCCGGGTTGACGGGGGCATCGGGTGA
- a CDS encoding acyl-CoA reductase, with protein sequence MITCHLAEGKFEQRTSPDFEEIVRGVNQNREVLAAVPVDAIIKILDALGKKVLMNKEINTLPGVSYISLWLRRENLDNICAINYADKRYLDGFSKNASNFLMTARPRGIVCHWIAANMPTLGFFSLVQAVLSKNGSIVKMPEEYVPLISSILKDLPKISVVQEGKTYTGNVILNAIAIVSFEGRSKGTSEQFSLAADCRIIFGGSDAVRAISRLPCRDHCETIIFGPKYSFAVFDREYIESAGFERSLDLFVKDVAVFNQMACSSPHVLFLEKSRFPLDTVVLRLRQAFEKLPPALKNQPISTGMSARIINTRATYLLSDGKNCVAPHDLGFTILINQDPCLEEPVQGKCIFVKEIGSADEVIPLVNHKIQAVSIGMLDQGKRELFARQLTYRGVDRVVIPGTIHDFTLPWDGIMTLNRLVRWVILRNN encoded by the coding sequence ATGATCACCTGTCACCTTGCAGAAGGCAAGTTTGAACAACGAACCTCTCCTGATTTTGAAGAGATTGTCAGAGGTGTCAACCAGAACCGGGAAGTTCTCGCGGCAGTCCCGGTGGACGCCATCATAAAGATCCTTGACGCTCTTGGGAAAAAAGTGCTCATGAACAAGGAGATCAATACCCTGCCGGGTGTCAGTTATATCTCCCTCTGGCTCCGCAGGGAGAACCTGGACAACATCTGTGCGATCAACTATGCGGACAAGCGGTACCTGGACGGCTTTTCCAAAAATGCATCGAATTTCCTGATGACCGCCCGGCCACGTGGGATCGTCTGCCACTGGATTGCAGCAAATATGCCCACCCTGGGTTTCTTCTCACTCGTCCAGGCAGTCCTCTCAAAGAACGGCAGTATCGTCAAGATGCCAGAAGAGTACGTCCCGCTCATCTCATCTATTCTTAAAGACCTGCCGAAGATCTCTGTAGTACAAGAGGGGAAAACCTATACCGGGAACGTAATTCTCAACGCTATTGCGATCGTCTCGTTCGAAGGCAGATCAAAAGGAACCAGTGAGCAATTCTCCCTTGCAGCCGACTGCCGGATCATCTTCGGGGGGAGTGATGCCGTCCGCGCTATCTCGCGGCTGCCCTGCCGGGATCACTGCGAGACCATCATATTCGGCCCGAAATACTCGTTCGCGGTCTTTGACCGGGAATATATCGAATCCGCCGGGTTTGAACGATCGCTGGATCTCTTCGTAAAGGACGTTGCCGTCTTCAACCAGATGGCCTGCTCCTCGCCTCATGTCCTCTTCCTGGAAAAAAGCCGGTTTCCTCTTGATACCGTTGTCTTACGGTTACGCCAGGCCTTTGAAAAACTGCCCCCGGCACTGAAAAACCAGCCTATCTCCACCGGGATGTCGGCACGGATTATCAATACCCGGGCAACCTATCTCCTCTCCGACGGGAAGAACTGCGTGGCACCACATGACCTGGGCTTTACCATCCTCATCAACCAGGATCCCTGCCTGGAGGAACCGGTCCAGGGAAAATGTATCTTCGTCAAAGAGATCGGTTCGGCAGATGAGGTGATCCCCCTCGTAAACCACAAGATCCAGGCAGTCTCCATTGGGATGCTGGACCAGGGAAAACGGGAATTGTTTGCCCGGCAACTGACGTACCGGGGAGTGGACCGGGTTGTCATTCCCGGTACCATTCATGACTTTACCCTGCCATGGGATGGGATCATGACCCTGAACCGGCTGGTGCGGTGGGTCATTTTAAGAAACAACTGA